The Collimonas fungivorans Ter331 genome has a segment encoding these proteins:
- a CDS encoding phosphoethanolamine transferase — protein MLALLRRNNLFVLVTYLALSLVPFVPLLFGQTIDHSLRIILTETGLWLVIWSIFKRPAWFHWLLIPAFLALPTEIYLRKFYGQGISTHHLGIIAETSPGEAMEFLGNKIWWLALILALVVLWWALSWLAASRTRDLDLEGPSRWFGWLVLATGLCVWLYGREIGIQAAPVVAASSKAASLAAPESQGMHLGKLPKWAATPLEAEPVSRTWPFGLAVRGYDFWKEREYLDDLEHKNSQFHFGAHQASHQNTPQIVVMVIGESSRYDRWSLNGYQRDTNPLLSKESNLVSFTDVITSVSATRLSVPVMVSRKPATESLKAGFAEKSFITGYKEAGFKTYWISNQMSYGKFDTPISVFANEADVVQFLNLGGFTDTSNLDAILLPQLQKAMRDPAPKKLIVLHTLGNHWNYSHRYPQPFDKWQPSLFGVEHPAYTNLANKPALSNSYDNSVLYVDWFLSQVIDNLKDSKQLSAMMYFSDHGQTLYDGSCKIAFHGHNTQFEFHIPAMMWYSDLYQQTYPDKVEQLLRHKRTRMTTENVFHSLLDLADIRYPDEHLEWSFLSSKLRPHKRYVDSYGWSDYDNATFKGDCREVIDNGKPLRQQRD, from the coding sequence ATGCTCGCCTTGCTTCGCCGCAACAATCTGTTCGTACTGGTTACCTACCTGGCGCTGTCCCTGGTCCCCTTCGTGCCCCTGCTGTTCGGCCAGACGATAGATCATTCGCTGCGCATCATCCTCACCGAAACGGGGCTGTGGCTGGTGATCTGGTCGATTTTCAAGCGCCCCGCCTGGTTTCACTGGCTGCTGATCCCCGCCTTCCTTGCCCTGCCGACCGAGATCTACCTGCGCAAATTTTACGGCCAAGGCATTTCCACCCACCACCTCGGCATCATCGCCGAAACCAGCCCCGGCGAGGCAATGGAGTTCCTGGGCAACAAGATCTGGTGGCTGGCGCTGATCCTGGCCCTGGTGGTGCTGTGGTGGGCGCTCAGTTGGCTGGCGGCCAGCCGCACCCGCGACCTGGACCTGGAAGGCCCTTCCCGCTGGTTTGGTTGGTTAGTGCTCGCTACCGGCCTGTGTGTTTGGCTGTATGGCCGAGAAATCGGTATCCAGGCTGCGCCAGTAGTTGCCGCCAGCAGCAAGGCCGCTTCCCTGGCGGCGCCGGAGAGCCAAGGCATGCACCTCGGCAAGCTGCCCAAATGGGCGGCCACGCCGCTGGAAGCCGAACCGGTCAGCCGCACCTGGCCCTTCGGGCTGGCGGTCCGCGGCTACGACTTCTGGAAAGAACGGGAATACCTGGACGACCTGGAACACAAGAACAGCCAGTTCCACTTCGGCGCACACCAGGCCAGCCACCAAAACACGCCGCAAATCGTGGTGATGGTGATCGGTGAATCGTCGCGCTATGACCGCTGGAGCCTGAATGGCTATCAACGAGACACCAATCCTTTGCTCAGCAAGGAGAGCAACCTGGTCAGCTTTACCGATGTCATCACGTCAGTCTCGGCAACCCGGCTGTCGGTGCCGGTCATGGTGTCGCGCAAGCCGGCGACGGAAAGCCTGAAAGCCGGTTTTGCCGAAAAATCCTTCATTACCGGCTACAAGGAAGCCGGCTTCAAGACTTACTGGATTTCGAACCAGATGTCGTACGGCAAATTCGATACGCCGATATCCGTATTCGCCAACGAGGCGGACGTAGTCCAATTCCTCAACCTCGGCGGTTTCACCGATACCTCGAACCTGGACGCCATCCTGCTGCCGCAGCTGCAAAAGGCCATGCGCGACCCGGCGCCCAAGAAGCTGATCGTGCTGCACACCTTGGGCAACCACTGGAACTACAGCCACCGCTACCCCCAGCCGTTCGACAAATGGCAGCCCTCGCTGTTCGGGGTCGAACATCCGGCCTACACCAACCTGGCGAACAAGCCGGCTCTGAGCAACAGCTACGACAATTCGGTGCTGTATGTGGACTGGTTCCTGTCGCAGGTGATCGATAACCTCAAGGATTCGAAACAGCTGAGCGCCATGATGTATTTCTCCGACCACGGCCAGACGCTGTACGACGGCAGTTGCAAGATCGCCTTCCACGGCCACAATACCCAGTTCGAATTCCATATACCGGCCATGATGTGGTATTCCGATCTGTACCAGCAAACCTACCCGGACAAGGTGGAGCAGCTGCTGCGCCATAAGCGCACCCGGATGACCACTGAAAACGTATTCCATTCGCTGCTCGACCTGGCCGACATACGCTATCCGGATGAGCATCTGGAGTGGAGTTTCCTGAGCAGCAAGCTGCGCCCCCACAAGCGCTATGTCGACAGTTACGGCTGGAGCGATTACGACAACGCCACCTTCAAGGGCGACTGCAGGGAAGTGATCGACAACGGCAAGCCGCTGCGGCAGCAGCGCGATTAG
- the rpsL gene encoding 30S ribosomal protein S12, giving the protein MPTINQLIRQPRVSAVVKSKSPALENSPQKRGVCTRVYTTTPKKPNSALRKVAKVRLTNGFEVISYIGGEGHNLQEHSVVLLRGGRVKDLPGVRYHMVRGALDTQGVKDRKQARSKYGAKRAKAAKK; this is encoded by the coding sequence ATGCCAACCATCAATCAATTGATTCGCCAGCCGCGCGTTTCTGCGGTCGTAAAGAGCAAATCACCAGCGCTGGAAAACAGCCCGCAAAAACGCGGCGTTTGCACCCGCGTTTATACGACAACTCCAAAGAAGCCTAACTCGGCTCTGCGTAAAGTTGCCAAAGTTCGCCTGACCAACGGTTTCGAAGTCATTTCGTACATCGGCGGTGAAGGCCATAACCTGCAAGAACATAGTGTCGTGCTGTTGCGCGGCGGCCGTGTAAAAGACTTGCCGGGTGTGCGTTACCACATGGTTCGCGGTGCACTGGATACCCAGGGCGTCAAGGATCGTAAGCAAGCTCGCTCGAAGTACGGTGCAAAGCGTGCTAAGGCTGCAAAGAAATAA
- the rpsG gene encoding 30S ribosomal protein S7: protein MPRRREVPKREILPDPKFGNVDVAKFVNVLMLSGKKSVAENIIYGAFEHIQAKSGKDPLEVFALAISNAKPLVEVKSRRVGGANYQVPVEVRPVRRMALSMRWLREAANKRSEKSMPQRLGGELLEAAEGRGGAMKKRDEVHRMAEANKAFSHFRF, encoded by the coding sequence ATGCCACGTCGTCGTGAAGTTCCCAAGCGGGAGATTCTGCCGGATCCGAAATTCGGTAATGTTGATGTTGCGAAGTTCGTCAACGTCCTGATGTTGTCCGGTAAAAAATCGGTCGCAGAAAACATCATTTACGGTGCCTTCGAGCACATCCAGGCCAAATCCGGCAAAGATCCGCTGGAAGTGTTTGCCCTTGCTATCAGCAACGCCAAACCATTGGTCGAAGTGAAGTCGCGTCGCGTTGGTGGTGCAAACTACCAGGTGCCGGTTGAAGTCCGTCCTGTCCGTCGTATGGCGTTGTCGATGCGCTGGTTGCGTGAAGCAGCCAACAAGCGCAGCGAAAAATCGATGCCGCAACGCCTGGGCGGCGAATTGCTGGAAGCCGCAGAAGGCCGCGGCGGCGCAATGAAAAAGCGTGACGAAGTTCACCGTATGGCAGAAGCGAACAAGGCGTTCTCGCACTTCCGCTTCTAA